In Oryzias melastigma strain HK-1 linkage group LG10, ASM292280v2, whole genome shotgun sequence, a single window of DNA contains:
- the LOC112152990 gene encoding uncharacterized protein LOC112152990 has protein sequence MHVVLFTLLLLQLGCCKDKGFEPKAANAGDDVTLSCYNESREFGTFFWIKVVPGKMPEIVGKGYTNYDKETKIGHFTTKQDEGNCILQIAKAKPSDSAFYYCSKTIGFNILFMKAVFLEIKGPDSDLSAVVQNSVDPVSVGDVVALQCSVLSNLTSEACPEEQRVFWFRKTEADSNPTFIYTRSSSDGDCDGGTESQPLQSCVYSFLKNVSSSEAGLYYCAVAACGKMIFGNGTKLDVQVDSTHEAMSNNIFFFLFFGTLVFSLMIITFLICVVSKKSCAVCKARLPCTAQPETVSDERQNQDRNRNNVVYTTAVFTKKKAKGSKGAAKEETVYSDVRVYE, from the exons ATGCATGTCGTACTTTTCACACTGCTGTTACTTCAACTTGGAT GTTGTAAAGACAAAGGATTTGAACCAAAGGCTGCAAATGCTGGAGACGATGTGACCCTGTCCTGTTACAATGAAAGCCGGGAATTTGGAACGTTTTTCTGGATCAAAGTTGTTCCTGGAAAAATGCCTGAAATCGTAGGAAAAGGATACACCAATTATGACAAAGAGACCAAGATTGGTCACTTTACAACCAAACAAGATGAAGGAAATTGTATTCTTCAAATTGCAAAAGCAAAGCCAAGTGACTCTGCCTTCTATTACTGCTCAAAAACCATAGGCTTTAACATACTCTTTATGAAGGCAGTGTTTCTTGAAATTAAAG GACCAGATTCTGATCTTTCTGCAGTCGTTCAAAATTCTGTTGATCCGGTTTCTGTAGGAGACGTTGTGGCTCTGCAGTGTTCAGTTCTCTCTAATCTTACAAGTGAAGCATGTCCAGAAGAACAGAGAGTGTTCTGGTtcagaaaaactgaagctgattcCAACCCCACATTTATTTACACCAGAAGCAGCAGTGATGGTGACTGTGACGGGGGTACAGAGTCTCAGCCTCTGCAGAGTTGTGTCTACAGTTTCTTGAAGAACGTCAGCTCCTCTGAAGCTGGACTTTATTACTGTGCTGTGGCTGCATgtggaaaaatgatttttggaaATGGAACAAAACTGGATGTTCAAG ttGACAGCACACATGAAGCCATGAGcaacaatatatttttctttctgttttttggaaCCTTGGTTTTCAGTCTCATGATCATAACATTTCTGATTTGTGTCGTGTCAAAAAAATCCTGCGCTGTCTGCAAAG CCCGTTTGCCGTGTACAGCACAGCCTGAAACAGTCAGTGATGAACGACAAAACCAGGAC agaaatCGGAACAATGTAGTCTATACTACAGCAGTCTTTACCAAGAAGAAAGCAAAGGGAAGCAAAGGAGCAGCAAAGGAAGAGACCGTCTACAGTGATGTAAGAGTATATGAATAG
- the LOC112152984 gene encoding uncharacterized protein LOC112152984 isoform X1, translated as MLILFHLLLVFGEKCCANNLFYVTKAVKVGDHVKLDCSRGSAGELVWMRIVFDHPPENLEKTENKTPHVKVKLEPGTLELKIVEAKQSDTGLYICMRNKSGNLLSFNVTYLRVEEPAVTEAPPPTPSLPVCPGNSMTLQCSILHDSLNNSCLSNESVLCFNTESNNFYPNNTKDNRVNKEEKNSEGTSVNKCFPSIFKNLPSSDGWTYYCAAPKCEEKTPEERTQTNICTWTSKDETVKNCLIAALVISQIFIVLLLYLVKKLKTESRDSSHETVPQQISPSAHSDQENQQASKNN; from the exons ATGctgattttgtttcatttattgttgGTATTTGGAGAAAAGT gttgtgCAAACAATTTGTTCTATGTGACAAAGGCTGTGAAAGTTGGAGATCATGTGAAGCTAGACTGTTCACGCGGGTCTGCAGGAGAGCTTGTCTGGATGAGAATTGTCTTTGATCATCCTCcagaaaatcttgaaaaaacagaaaataagactcCGCATGTTAAAGTGAAACTAGAACCTGGAACACTTGAACTGAAAATAGTAGAAGCAAAGCAGAGCGATACTGGTCTTTATATTTGTATGAGGAATAAAAGTGGAAATCTTCTGTCTTTTAATGTAACGTACTTGAGAGTTGAAG AACCTGCTGTGACCGAGGCCCCTCCACCTACTCCATCGCTTCCTGTTTGCCCAGGAAACTCAATGACTTTGCAATGTTCCATTCTTCATGACTCCCTGAATAACTCATGTCTATCCAATGAAAGTGTGCTTTGTTTCAACACTGAATCTAATAATTTTTATCCAAATAATACTAAAGACAACAGAGtaaacaaagaggagaaaaactcTGAGGGGACATCGGTCAACAAATGTTTCCCCAGTATTTTTAAGAACCTGCCTTCTTCTGATGGTTGGACATATTACTGTGCTGCTCCCAAATGTGAGGAGAAAACACCAGAGGAAAGGACACAAACTAAca TATGCACTTGGACTTCAAAGGATGAAAcagttaaaaactgtttaattgcTGCTTTGGTCATCAGtcaaatatttatagttttactgCTGTATTTGGTTAAAAAGCTAAAGACAGAATCAAGAGACTCCTCTCATG AAACAGTTCCTCAACAAATATCACCATCAGCCCACAGTGATCAGGAGAACCAGCAGGCGagtaaaaacaattga
- the LOC112152984 gene encoding uncharacterized protein LOC112152984 isoform X2 → MLILFHLLLVFGEKCCANNLFYVTKAVKVGDHVKLDCSRGSAGELVWMRIVFDHPPENLEKTENKTPHVKVKLEPGTLELKIVEAKQSDTGLYICMRNKSGNLLSFNVTYLRVEEPAVTEAPPPTPSLPVCPGNSMTLQCSILHDSLNNSCLSNESVLCFNTESNNFYPNNTKDNRVNKEEKNSEGTSVNKCFPSIFKNLPSSDGWTYYCAAPKCEEKTPEERTQTNICTWTSKDETVKNCLIAALVISQIFIVLLLYLVKKLKTESRDSSHVPQQISPSAHSDQENQQASKNN, encoded by the exons ATGctgattttgtttcatttattgttgGTATTTGGAGAAAAGT gttgtgCAAACAATTTGTTCTATGTGACAAAGGCTGTGAAAGTTGGAGATCATGTGAAGCTAGACTGTTCACGCGGGTCTGCAGGAGAGCTTGTCTGGATGAGAATTGTCTTTGATCATCCTCcagaaaatcttgaaaaaacagaaaataagactcCGCATGTTAAAGTGAAACTAGAACCTGGAACACTTGAACTGAAAATAGTAGAAGCAAAGCAGAGCGATACTGGTCTTTATATTTGTATGAGGAATAAAAGTGGAAATCTTCTGTCTTTTAATGTAACGTACTTGAGAGTTGAAG AACCTGCTGTGACCGAGGCCCCTCCACCTACTCCATCGCTTCCTGTTTGCCCAGGAAACTCAATGACTTTGCAATGTTCCATTCTTCATGACTCCCTGAATAACTCATGTCTATCCAATGAAAGTGTGCTTTGTTTCAACACTGAATCTAATAATTTTTATCCAAATAATACTAAAGACAACAGAGtaaacaaagaggagaaaaactcTGAGGGGACATCGGTCAACAAATGTTTCCCCAGTATTTTTAAGAACCTGCCTTCTTCTGATGGTTGGACATATTACTGTGCTGCTCCCAAATGTGAGGAGAAAACACCAGAGGAAAGGACACAAACTAAca TATGCACTTGGACTTCAAAGGATGAAAcagttaaaaactgtttaattgcTGCTTTGGTCATCAGtcaaatatttatagttttactgCTGTATTTGGTTAAAAAGCTAAAGACAGAATCAAGAGACTCCTCTCATG TTCCTCAACAAATATCACCATCAGCCCACAGTGATCAGGAGAACCAGCAGGCGagtaaaaacaattga
- the LOC112153568 gene encoding uncharacterized protein LOC112153568, whose translation MKRALAVFILLAALSVPLSLEVSQQLFWIEAKPRDNVTLRCAASGFDQRLLYWFKFQFGYKIQLISKTSGGEPTLEDEFKASRFFPTQDGKEHFLTIRNVSKEDQATYFCQAGSSYNMGFINGSLLIVKDLIPKKIFDDMEKRQSVELVMEGNTVDLQCSVISKTKENPEECASEHQVYWYKATSESDPQIIHTSGSKCDVQEKRRCDYHLPKTIQKSSDSGLYSCAVLSCGEILFGEGTQVEIGGKLCWDVITLVILLTVSVFVNVILILAITKTLVCVQHRGEASSQAEQDQPAEGQEANLDNEETGVNYVALEFSRKTTRLRNNTELLDDCIYSNMREDLF comes from the exons ATGAAAAGAGCACTTGCCGTTTTTATCCTTCTTGCTGCATTGT cgGTGCCTTTAAGCCTGGAAGTGTCACAACAGCTCTTCTGGATTGAAGCTAAACCTAGAGATAATGTGACGCTGAGATGTGCAGCCTCTGGTTTTGATCAACGGTTGCTTTACTGGTTTAAGTTTCAGTTTGGATATAAGATCCAGTTAATTTCAAAAACCTCTGGAGGAGAACCAACACTTGAAGACGAATTTAAAGCCTCAAGATTCTTTCCCACTCAAGATGGTAAAGAGCATTTTCTTACCATAAGAAATGTCAGCAAAGAAGATCAAGCGACATACTTTTGTCAGGCTGGATCCTCGTACAACATGGGATTCATCAATGGCAGTTTGTTAATTGTTAAAG ATCTTATACCCAAGAAGATATTTGACGACATGGAAAAACGTCAGAGTGTGGAGTTGGTCATGGAGGGAAACACTGTCGATCTTCAATGTTCGGTTATTTCCAAAACCAAAGAGAATCCAGAAGAGTGTGCAAGTGAACACCAAGTATACTGGTACAAAGCAACGTCTGAATCTGATCCACAAATTATTCACACAAGCGGTTCCAAATGTGATGTTCAAGAAAAGAGGAGATGTGACTACCATCTGCCCAAAACTATACAGAAGTCCTCAGATTCTGGTCTGTACTCTTGTGCTGTGCTCTCGTGTGGAGAAATCCTGTTTGGTGAAGGAACTCAAGTAGAAATAG GGGGCAAACTGTGCTGGGATGTCATCACACTTGTGATACTGTTGACCGTCAGTGTTTTTGTCAATGTCATTTTAATTCTTGCCATAACGAAGACGCTTGTTTGCGTGCAACACAGAG GAGAAGCTTCTAGTCAGGCTGAACAGGATCAACCAGCAGAGGGACAAGAAGCCAATTTG GACAATGAAGAAACAGGAGTAAATTACGTAGCGCTGGAGTTCTCACGGAAAACAACAAGGCTGAGGAATAATACGGAGTTACTGGATGACTGCATATATTCAAATATGAGAGAAGATTTATTCTGA